The window GGATTCGGAAAGCTGAGTCATGAGGAAGATTACATGGTAGGAAATATATTATCTGTCTATATACAATATTAAGTAACTACCTGTGTATGGAAAGTGTCATACATGTACTCGCTTAGATTTTACTAAACTTGATTAAATGCATTTGCAGAAAACAATGGATCAATCCCAATTTAAAATGCTTATGTTGTAACAACATTAACCGTTCCAATTTCACTGTATCAGGTGTGTATTTAACTCTGAGCCCTGAAGTGTCGACATGTTTTTTTCAGTTATATAGGGCAGCATGCATACAGGATCTTCAATGGAAGAATCAAAATTTTCTGTAAAGATTATGAAATCTTACTAACTAGTTCAAAAATATGGTGATTTTGACTTTCCCATCCAATTATGtagtatatttttaaaacaacctaaatattgacaatgatgttgATTGAGAACAAAACTTGACGACAAAAGAGAAAATTTCAGTTTCTGAATTGCGAACTAAATTAATATTAATAGGTTATTAATTTATTACTTGTGTCAGTTATCAGGCTCTTATGTATTCCCCGGTTTTAGTATTTTTCTCCTTTTTTCCATTGCCTTGGCATCAGTATATTTTCGATTAAAGAGTTTGGATATCCCTTCAGTGTCTTTCGCCAATCTTTAACAGAtgtgtttgattatttttcctcTCATAATTTTTTTGATAGAGTATTGGTGCTCACAAGAAGGTTATTAAACCAAtcgttccaaatggtgaaattgattgattgattgattgttggctgctttacgccgcattagcacaaaaaggctatatcgaggcgatggtgaaattgaaatcatccctttgttaATAATATGGGTGcaatcacgagttgattgaccgttatggaatatccgtttcatagATGGAATCGGATATatttcttatgtcgtaactacaatctcgttTTCTTTcaacgaatgtgacctaccgaattagactatttaccgggtttgtgaTAACACGAAAAACACGACGGgtatcacatgtggagcaggatctgcttactattccagagcacctgagatcaccccatcTATTGGTGGGTTCATGATGCTTAGTCCTTAATTTCCTATGTAGTGTCTTATTACGagtgttgtctgtttttttttctttttaagcaatggttttgtcagtttattgtcgatctATGGGTTTTagtgtccctctgatatctttcgcacCTTTTTTATTTTCCCTACCAAGAAGTGTATCAACAAAAGATTTGacttatcaaggatttgtatagtaaaatcttactatacaaatccttggactTATATTGCAATTATTGGTTTCACTGATCTATCTAATAACAATAGAATGATTTGAGGCAAGTCTGAAGAAATTAGTAAAGTATCAGAACATATTTAATAATGGTTGCCATTTCTTACAGATATTCAATGCCATAATTTGACATCTCTAATTTTTTGATGGCTTATATGGAATTACTGCTAACCAAATTCCAAGTTAGCTTTCCGTCGTTCGAAGAATTATTTAGATAAATGTATACTTTACCTGACTGAGAATGACTGTTTGAGATGAAGGCAAACATTTTGTTAACCCATTCTATTTATAATTGCTCATAATTCGCAGTATGTAATTTTACTCAATTAGGTTGACGGTTCAAATACTATGAAATATATAGgtgaataatatatatttgtccATATCAAATACATTATTCAGCAAATCACAAACGTTCATTGTCATTACTTAATACTTACCATTCTAGTTAAagaatgttaaatatttattcactgaggctcggactttaaaattgataatttagctatcgagattggataaatccgataatttATGAGTAACTAtgtaactatgtaagaatctgtttctttgttgattaaaaaataaaatttccttTTTCCTAAACGAAATCCTCCTAGAGTGCCTTCCGCTTTCCCCAtaattgtcaatttcattaacatctgtaagcatattttgattcattcaGCGTGCTGATTAAGGTTATAACCCTTTACTCATCCAATCATCTACCGAGACCACCTACAATCACACtttgtttaatgtttttataaaatggGTTCggtcccttcgtaaattttacggacgccatcacgagttggttgaccgttatggaattaccgtttcacaaaTCATATCGGATATCTttctcacgtcgtaactacaatccccttccctttcatgaatgtgacctaccgagttagactatttaccgaatttgttatcacataagcaacacgacgggtgtcacatgtggagcaggatctgcttacacttccggagcacctgagatcacccctagttttttggtgtggttcgtgttgtttattctttagttttctatgttgtgtcatgtgtgttgttgtttgtttgtctttttcgtttttagccatggcgttgtcagtttgttttagatttatgagtttgtccctttggtatctttcgtccctcttttaaatttCCATAGAACGAATAACGAAAATAAATTTACgaatatgttttaaaagaaaaaatacatgtatattgaacatgttgaatgttcAATTGATAACTAAAAATGAAATACAGTTATTTTAGTTTCAGAACACATTCATTTCGAGCAAAATCGTAAATTGCAATGCATTCACTAGTTTCATACGCAAAAATATAATCAGCAGACTTCTTATTTCGTACCATCAAGAAggttaaaaaaactaaaaatgtcTTTATCTTTTTCGTAGTCCATTTTATATTTGCTACAACACCAATACTCGATATCAAAGGGACAATTTGGCAAATGTCGGGCTATGTGGCGCATATGTTGTTCGTTGTCTTTTTGTCTGTGCTCCTATGTATGGCTGTGTTTTCAAATAGAAACGGAAATCACTCTCAATTACGTATATAATGTGCATGATGACGCAGAGAAACATAATATGACGTTTATCTCTCCTTCATTTCATCCAAACAGTTCAATGATCTGTATCTAGTTTTCTGTTGTTAGAAGAAGAATTACTATTTTGTTTAGAAATAGTTTTATCGTGtttttgttcatgttgttcaTTGAGTCGTACTTTTTTTTCAGAGAAACAGCAATCGAGCTCTTGCTAGCATTCGTCCATCACAAAGTGAAGAACAAGGTTTTAGAGATGATATTATACGCCGGGTACTTGACATAAACATATAGACTAacgtattttaaaaacaattaaatgacGTATGTTATGTAGGCTTTTATTTCCTACTGTCAGGTGTATTCTGAAAACATATATCTTTTTGATTTAGAACTTACTCTACTACCTGTATTGCCTTTAAAAATCAATGTTAGTGCCGATGAAAATAGTATAGGAGTTGGTATAATATTTTAAGTGTTTTACACAGCTTTCGCTTTAAGCTATGCTTTTATTGTAATTACAACCAAGTAGGTCGAAAAATAATGGTTGATAATGCTGAATTCAgcacatatatttataaaatgaatgtCTGTGTTTTTTATGACGTcgtatttcattttaaagttgAATGTTATTTAGATTCCATAAAAGAGACACATAGGATGTATATACTTAAATGGCCGTTTCTGGTTTATATCATAAATCATATGTGCATAGACTGTGTCTTAAAACTAAATCCTTTCATTTATTGAAATATCAAGAAATGAATTATTATCAACAAATTGTCGTTCTGTGTGTCATTCGTCGATACATTTTCCATATTTAGTTATTTAACCATTTAATTATTATATACTAGTTTCAAATGACTTTAACAAAAACTAATTTGTTATTTTATCCGTTGTATTATTCCGTAAACACAATTTGGCcgatttaaaatttcattatctACATTTGTTGATCACTTTAAAAAACCAAAATTTACTACCGTTAAAATAGAGCAAATAGTATAAAATGTTGTCATTATTGTTAACCTCTCTTCATGCCAATATTTATAGCAATTGTTGTATGTATTAGTGTTTACTTTTAGGCTGAAACAGTAATGGGAAGTCCATACTCTAGATATTCTGCCTATGGCACACCACTGAATCCAATTACATGGATTTCACCAAATAATTCAGTTGAAAGTAAGTTGTGTTGAAACACTGAACATAAAaaagatattagaagatgtgatatgagtgctaatgagacaacgtTCCAAAAATGGCTGGTTTGTACCATTGCTTACAAAGATGATATTGTGCTGTATCCTTCTTTTGATGAGAATGATTATGAAACAACGGTAATGTCTTAAAGGAgatgcaaaagataccaaagggacattcaaccttataattcaaaaataaactgaaaaaaacatgggtaaaaagaaaaaaagacgaaCATAAGAAAAGAGTACACACAACCCAATTATAGAATGCCAAAGACTGAGTAACACGcatcccaccaaaaacttgggtaGATCTCTATGCTCTGGAAACGTAAACAGACCCTGTTTCACATGAGACACCTTTGGTATTGCTCTTGAAGAACTAACAATGTAATATGTCTATTTTGGAAGGTTACAATCGGGGGAAAGGGCGAGACTGTAGTCACGAGATTTGGAACATATCTGCTATCACCTGCTatacagatattccataacagcCAACCAACTCATGACAACGTCTGTAATATTAACAAAGGGACGGTTTCAACCTCACCACCTGATATTATTGATTTTAAAGGTtatttgtgagcagcaaccctctatcaaggaattAATGATAGAACATATATGACCCGGATTATCGTATCAACTGGTAGATATATACAAATACTTCGTTTACAATTGTTGCTGGAATGTTGCGacaaagaaatgaaaagttcacaattgagcAGCTGAAACActctcttttgtcgttaagtttgttttcaaacgacccttattgtcaatgcCTTGAAGTCAGGTTCGATGAGATAgatgtgttcaacatagtcatCACCTTTTTATAGAATTGATGTTAATGATTAAGAAATAGGTTTCATGTAACACTTGGATCCAATTACTATGGGGTTGTGTGTACGGACACGTATGTAGTTTCGGTattcaatacagtgatggaagatccagttcttcatctttgggtGAATTACCGAAGGAActtagaacagacctatgataaTCCAAGATTTTCTCTTTGGTAAATGTCGTGAGGGTATATAAGTTGAATtttcaagtgaattgtcaataccttatcAATTTATCAAGAAGTTTATTTAATGTTGTTTACACATAAAACGATGTCGTTTGGGGCTTTATagttgtcatggaggtaggacagtgttttgcaacatttgtgtctttaaagatttattttgCATGGCTATCCATTACCCCATTCAGTTTCTGTTTTGTATCAACGAAACACCTTAGACATGACGAAAACAAATGAATGTTAAGTACGACCTGAATATGTGATTGAACAAACAATTACGTTTTATTGAATCAACTCATGTCAACATATACAATGGGTGGATAGTAAATATACAAACAATGATACCATAAAGTAATAAAACGTATAAACGATAAATCTCAATtattgacaattttatgttaCCTGTATGAGCCGTTTATAGTTATAAAAGTCATAAAAGTATCATGTATTTTGTTAGCCTATCTTTATCTCTATCATAACAAATGGAAGTGACTGACTTAATCATTTTGGCTTCTACATATGATGTATTTGATATATGATTATAATGTTATCCCGTTTTATTCATATATGTAGGTGGACAAATATTAATTGTTGGGAATGGAAGGCTACCTAGCCTCTTTGGCAACTCAAGAATTAATTTTAGCGATAGACCTGGTACCAGTATCACACGAGCCAGAAGAATGCCTGGAAAGGTTAATATAGCATTGACTTACATTACCAATAATGAAAatgatttaacaaattaaaaaaaaacattgacacaAAAAAATCCAACATTCTCTCAAAATATTGGAGGCAAACAGGAAAATGTCTCAAACAGGTACGTTATGGCAACATATTAAAACCATTATAACCCTTGTGGActgtttctttttaatattaatgAAGTATCTACAATTGTAAAAGGACGCCTTTGCCCTATTGTTCAGATCAGGCGAACtgtttttgatttataaaacATCAAGGAATCAGTATGCTCTAAtgtgcaattaaaggtatgttgaaaaatgccaaagagacaactctccacaagagatcaaaatgactcaaaaatgaaacagacattaacaactacatgtataggTTACAGttcggccttcgacaatgagcaaagcccacaccacatagtcagatataataggccccgaaatgacaatgtaaaacaattcaaacgagaaaactaacggcctaattatgtaaaaaaaaatgaacgaaaaacaaatatgtaacacataaacaatccTCAATCACtgacactgaattacaggctcctgtcttgggacaggcacatacatgcaggatgtggcggggttagacatgttagcgggaccccaacccttaccctaacctgggacagtggtataacatttcaacataagaaagaactacataaattgaaaaaagctttactcatcagattgataaaattacaagtggacgtggtcggGTACTTGTGACAACGTCTCCGATTGTGACCTACGGAATTAGTCCTTTCCTGGGTTAGTAATttaatgagcaacacgacaggtgccacatgtggatcagaaTCTGCTCAACCTTCAGGAGTACTGGAGATCACCccgtttgtgttgctcggtctttgattttctatgttgtgacttTTATGTCCTGTTGTTTGTCTTTATCCGTAtctttttgccatggcgttgtcattttattttcaccTTAGTAGTTTGAATGggtttttttgtaatcttttgcctctcttttctTAGTGACTACTAGGCTGCTGATACTGAAGTCTACatgtcgatcttttcaattcggTTAACCATGAACTACAGCAGATATTTTGAAGCCCTGtcttattttctaaataaatatttggAAATATGAAATCAGATATACAAGTTTTGTTCTGCAAAATACTAGTCTAGGATAATGTTATGTCCAAGTGTAAGAACAATCCATGACTTATTGAAAAAGTAGTGGTGTCTTCGCTATTTTATCCAAAAATAAATGCAAACGTTTACTCTAAAAATTGTATTAtcagtaaacattttaaaaattgaaaatttgctGTGTACGTCATATCTAATTGCAGCATTTAATCTTGTTTTAGCATGACAACTTCCATTCCAGACGTCTTTCACATTTATCATTTAATCCGCAAGTGCATGATATGTCATCGCAGACTGAATTAAGAGGTTGTATTAAATATGtcataaatcaaaataaacaagCATTGGTTCTTAAAGTTTTTCAATTCTTCTTTCATAACAGTACTTTTATCAACCTTGAAacttttgaatgaaatatttggcGGTTCAAAAATATTGCATAGCCATATACCCTAGGCATGATAAATATAAAGGTTCAAATTTAATCAATTTGGCTTATGTTTGTTGCTACATATATGATAATGTAACTACTAGGTTCACTTGGAGACGACACAGAAAATATTaaagagatattcaaactcaaaAAGCGATCAAATCAACTTCACAagtctataaaaataaataacataaaaaatttaagACTGAGCAAGCAAGATGAACCTATACACAAAACCGGGGTGATCCCTGGGGCTCTAGAATGATACACTGATCCTGCGCCgtaaatgtatttatttacaaccacttggtcgataccCCTTTCATTccgcgagggtatcaccagctcagtagacagcacttctgtgctgacatgaattatcattgaaattGTCATTTATGAAATACAAAGACTTTTCTAGCTCAGGAATATATCACTTtagctgtattttttttatgaatgtttggtcctcaatttCGTACTTTAATTAGTCTTATTTAACTTTTGAtgattcgagcgtaactgatgtggcttttgtagacgaaacgcgctacTGGCgcaaatatcaaatttcaattctggtatcaatgatgagttcaTTTAAAAAAGAGACAATTATAGTAACCTATAAGTCCAATTACTAAATATCCTTTGCATATCTGCTGTGGCTCTGATACAGAGATATATGGAATATGTTTCATACActcattttaaataataatatggCAATCATATACATTTGCACACAATTTACGGTAAAAAcgaacaataaattaaaaaaatgaatactaAGATGATATTCTCGATTACTAGCAGTGATATCGACGGagtattataaaatgaaaatcaaCAACCCTTCTGATCCAACGACTAGATTACATGGACATAAGAACATCTTGAGAAAGTATATTCTATGAAAAGTGTAAAAAACGACTAACAATTTAGGTGGAATGTATAATTTTACAAGTCAGTtatcaataattaatttttagGCAAAGGAATGATTCTGAAAGGGTCTAGAAGTGATCTACGACCACGCACCGATGTTGGACCACGTAGGATGCCGGATGACAAGAGAATGTAAACAGGTTAGGTAAATATTGTCTATACACTATAATATATCTGTTTACAgtctgttttatatttaatatgaaCCAGTATGTTATACTTGTTTATCTTGTTTATTATGACCAAATGTGAGAGAGACAAACTGAACCTTCAAGTCATTCATCAAACATTACAAAGTAATCATTAATGAGTTTAAATGCTCGTactattattttgttataaatactTTATGCACTCTCATATGTACATTTAAATTTCTTGTCCgattttaattggttttttttacaattcttGCAACATTTCAATATCCAGCCCTAATGAATTATTTCTTATAGTTGTGACCCTTGAACTTCttgggaagaaagataagaagttagcaatatcctttaactctactttccgctatatagatgatgttctttcactaaataattcaaaatttggtgactatgttgaacgcatctatcccatcgaactagaaataaaggatactacagatacagttaggtCGGCCTCatttcttgacttacatctagaaattgacaatgatggtcggttgaaaacaaaactttacgacaaaagagatgatttcagctttccagttgtgaactttccatttttaagtagcaacctgccagcaacacctgcatacggggtatatatttctcaattgatacgatattcccgtgcttgcatttcctatcatgattttcttgaaagaaggttgctgctcacaaggaagctatcaaaccaagagttccaaatagtgaagttgaaatcattccttcgtaaattttacagacgccatcacgagttggttgaccgtttcagaaatgatatcggatatgttccttacgtcgtaactacaattcccttccctttcatgaatttgacctagcGAATTAGGCTATTACCGGATTTGTGatcacataagcaacactacgggtgacacatgtggagcaggatctgcttacccttccggagcacctgagatcaccccttgtttttagtggggttcgtgttgttttttccttagttttttttatgttgtttcatgtgtactattgattgtctgtttgtcttttttcattttaagccatggcgttgtcagtttatttaagatttatgtgcttgactgtccctttggtatcattcgtccctcttttgaaaaatataaaaaaaagtatttggaaAATTACATGGTAAGCGATTTCAAGTGGTGCATTTTTATAGAAAGAAGTTTGAGCGAATTGACAAGTAAAGGCAACCGTAGTATACCTgtgttcaaaagtaataaatatattaattcagTTTAGTCAAATGCCTAATATACTTTagtatttttattaaaaaggctaCAAAGGATAACAAAATAGATACAATTTTCTGAAACACAAACCATACTTTGTCCGGTGACTACACAatacaacccgaccaaagagcagataacagctcaAGACCACcagtgggtcttcaatacagcgagcaTATCCCGCTCCCGACAccgacatttttacttattatgtctgtctTTTGTCCACgcatagttgtcaatataatggattttgatGCGACAGTCATGTAGGTGAGAGGTTCAGTTAGTTATAAAACCCGGTTCAATCCCCCCTTTTATACAAGAAAAGGCCTGTCCGAAGGTAgtaatatgacaattgttatccattcgatggatgtgtttgagcttttgattttgacattttataagggattttccgttttgaaatttttctcagatttagtatttttgtgattttacttgatCTATAACCTAGatacataaataaacatgtataaacTAAAACAATTTTAATGGCTTTATCATGGAGACTTTTATTAGAGAGGAAGCTTAAGTACCAGCCGTGGACCAAATCAGTTCTACATCTTTTAAGATTTGAGTGGAGCACATTCTGCTATGAGCATGGGGTTCCAATGCTCTTTTCCAGTGTTGATAATTAGTGATAACCGTAAATGAAAAACAATGATAACAAGTTAACTCAATACTGTTGAAAATGTTTACCATGTGAAATACTCTTCATTTATACTTATAAAGTAAATGGTCGgaaagcttttgtttaatttttaactaTTAAGTTAggatttttacatgttttagggATCAAAGATATTTCTGAAGAAGGCAGGAAAATTTCAAATGTTTACCTATTAACCACTAGAGATTCTCAACAAATTGAATAATTTTCAACAAACTGCATTTGTACAGACACTGTGTGCTTCAAAGTTAGTTGTAGAAAACCATCGAGTTTGCATACAGTATCTAGTGTTACACAGCGATTGACATTTTTGCATGTTCACATCTATCCATACTAACTACTCCAAACTCTTATAACttatcatattcatttttttttgcatgtgtATTGCATAAAACAGCTCACAGTCTTGCAAGAGTGTTAGTTTGTCAACTCTGCCTTTCCTTGTTGCAACAAATGAAGTTTCTCTTATAAATATTTGTTCTCTAATCAGACACTGTGGTCCAATGTTAATTGGTGCAATAACTGATTTTCTTTTTCACATTTCAaacttttaacaataatgatttgTTCAAGTCTTGAATTGTGCCATAAAATTATTTGCTGGTATCAAATTATTCAAAGAATTAATTCATGcctgaaatttttatacaaatagtAAGTAACGGAACAAATTGTTTCGTTAGTGAACAATCTTaacatttctttttgtatccaGTTATATTTGCTTTAATAGTCACTTCTCTGTGAACTATACATACATTGTACCCTAGCACTGAGAAAATATACTTTCAAGAACCAAACTGGTACCATGAACCTCTGTATATAGAgtagttgtatatatataaaggatacattgtttatttcagatgaGATTTCATAAAATGACAAAGAAGACAAACACCAAGTGATTGCTTCAGCTCACATTCccttcacaatttttaattacatTTATGCATTCAGTGTCTCAGAGTGTTGATTCATCTTATAATAATGGAAGGAATATTTTTATGGTGAACTTTTTTAACTAAGAATACACTAGTAATTGAAATCATTTACATCCATTTTTCTAAAACTTTTCGTTTATTGGCACATATTAGGAATTATTAAATCAATCTTTCAAAGTTATTGAAGATTGTTGCTTCAGGAGACAGGGATGAGAGAGGGTCTTAAATGTTACCTATTCAATTAACTAATATGTAATTCTAAAGAGGTaacaaatggtatatttaaatCTGTGTTTTTAATTAAGCATTTGTAGGAAGATCATAGAGAAAGAACAGATAGTTTTTTTACCTTTTCATCAAAAGGACACAGGTGTGCATTAAAATGGGATAGTTCATAAAGATGGTGCATAGACACTGAACTTTGGGGGATGGGCCTCTCTTATGCCTTTTGTCTTGGACACTGGAATTTTGAGGCTAACATGCATTCCTACTTTGACAATATATCTGTATTTACATTTCATCAAAGCCaactattaatatatatattttgatcaCATAAATGTcatgaggtaaaaaaaaaaccaagtcatatcatttattttattatctacTTTGTAGTCATGgtaattgtaaataaaatattgcacagatttcaaaaatgaaataatgataaATACAATTTAATTGTGGATATATCTGAATATCTCCATCCAACTTGCTGCTGCATAACCCCTTTTCTTGTTTATAAggtaaaatttatcaaatataagaaaaataaaaatcctAAATTTTTGAGACCTTAATACCTTATTTCAATGAACATTGatcaaaaagtttaaaacattAAATGGTAGCACTTTTGTGTGTAGCATTTCCCGAAACTGTTAAAAAGATTACCTGAAATTGTAAACTCACATTTTTTGTCCATATAATTGCTAAACAATAGCATCATCAACATGAATACCTTTGTTGCAGTATAATAATActattaaatattcaacgaattcaATGTTTTACAAATATACATCTTTTATACATCTAATGtgttgttttatgtaatatcTTGCTACATTTTCCTATAGATTCTGCAGAAATCTTATGAAGTCAACAGTTTTTGCTTGCTAATGTGGTTTGCATCATGTCcatttaaaactaataaaaatcaCAGTTAATCATGACCTTCAAATCTGTTTGCTGAATGTCAAGACTAAAGAACTTACAAGGAACCTGCCTACTATTAGAGATTTCAAGATTTTCACTGGGTTTAATTTATTTTCCAATACTAAACCagatatttatttacaatattttttttcaatctgttaaGTGGTTCTacagaaataacaaaaatcatGCAGAATATCCAATGGTGGCAAAATCCTAAACTGTGGATATTGATattaaggtcagatgaacaataAATGAAAGCCTGAAATGCCATTTTTATATCTTACAAAATGAAATGCAAAgttcaacaaacaaataaaagtggTTAAAGACTGTACAAGGTATTAAGCTAATGTAAGCATTGATGTACATAATTAAATTGGCTTTCTACTGTTTTTTCCTAGTGAAATAAagatttccatatttttttatctACATGAATACTTATACCTATTTATATACACATTtgttatctacatgtatatacatattgcGAATATATTCGTAATCCATTACATAAGAGAAAACCCACAAGCCACTTTTTTAGTACATAAGTATTCACATTTAAATAGTTCATTAACCTTCCGGTCTTATGAACAGCAGTGACCTTAATC of the Mytilus galloprovincialis chromosome 8, xbMytGall1.hap1.1, whole genome shotgun sequence genome contains:
- the LOC143042356 gene encoding uncharacterized protein LOC143042356, producing the protein MMEDSANMQQDEEFNVPEETSSTVISTIDTSGSSTDTNAVLVRNRLLRNAMKGLKETFDLYKHTMEELIEKPVADLEKQTFNDISADKDTLKKSEKLLKDAVQLLQEGVKTMKAAMFEHSRKIEALCNLDECSDNCSSEDLPKDCQTLKKDTFHFSYKDQDFTGNQDGFGKLSHEEDYMRNSNRALASIRPSQSEEQGFRDDIIRRAETVMGSPYSRYSAYGTPLNPITWISPNNSVESGQILIVGNGRLPSLFGNSRINFSDRPGTSITRARRMPGKHDNFHSRRLSHLSFNPQVHDMSSQTELRGKGMILKGSRSDLRPRTDVGPRRMPDDKRM